A genomic segment from [Flavobacterium] thermophilum encodes:
- a CDS encoding Protein of uncharacterised function (DUF964), with translation MRIATLERIEILDKAESLAKMVVESEVADEYRRAFRRLKQDRRAQQLIARFVKLKERYEEVQRFGKYHPDYRNVMKEVREAKRELDLHETVAAFKESEKALQQLLDDISVLIGKAVSEHVKVPTGNPYFLSAGCSGGCRSGGGCGCRA, from the coding sequence GTGAGGATCGCTACTCTCGAGCGCATCGAGATTTTGGATAAAGCAGAATCGTTGGCGAAAATGGTTGTCGAGTCGGAGGTGGCGGATGAATACCGCCGCGCGTTTCGGCGGCTCAAACAAGACCGCCGCGCTCAGCAGCTGATCGCCCGTTTCGTCAAGCTGAAAGAGCGGTATGAGGAGGTGCAGCGCTTCGGCAAATACCATCCCGATTACCGCAACGTGATGAAAGAAGTGCGTGAGGCGAAACGGGAGCTTGATTTGCATGAGACGGTGGCCGCTTTTAAAGAGTCGGAAAAAGCGCTGCAACAGCTGCTTGATGACATTAGCGTGTTGATCGGCAAGGCTGTCTCGGAACATGTCAAAGTGCCGACCGGGAACCCGTACTTCCTGTCAGCCGGCTGTTCCGGCGGCTGCAGATCCGGCGGAGGCTGCGGCTGCCGAGCATAG
- a CDS encoding YugN-like family, with protein MKFDNSGLENQTVELSRLDDIMARHGFVRAAQWDYERVTYDRKYVIKEGTYYLRVQGYAIEGDVDSRYALIKLLTPILGKHYYPHGVEYGEDEHFPSSLVGQCQKVLEQVKREIEKTKE; from the coding sequence ATGAAATTTGACAATAGCGGTCTTGAAAATCAAACGGTTGAACTGTCCCGCCTTGATGACATCATGGCGCGCCACGGTTTTGTACGCGCGGCGCAGTGGGATTACGAACGGGTCACATACGACCGGAAATACGTGATTAAAGAGGGAACATACTATTTGCGTGTTCAAGGGTACGCGATCGAAGGGGATGTCGACTCGCGCTATGCACTCATTAAACTGCTCACACCGATTTTAGGGAAACATTACTATCCGCATGGCGTTGAATATGGCGAAGATGAGCATTTTCCATCTTCCCTTGTCGGCCAATGCCAAAAAGTATTGGAGCAAGTCAAACGCGAAATTGAAAAGACGAAAGAGTAA
- a CDS encoding Predicted membrane protein, which yields MAILPTISTSCIVISALLVAYGWYLISRKRTEAHKKVMLAAAVFALLFFIIYMSRTLFIGNTSFGGPENVKVYYTVFLIFHIMLATVGAVFGLVTIWTGLKDSRSRHRRLGPVTSIIWFGSASTGVIVYLLLYVLYPGGQTTSLIKAVLGF from the coding sequence ATGGCGATTTTACCGACGATCAGCACAAGCTGCATCGTGATCAGCGCTTTGCTTGTTGCTTACGGCTGGTATTTGATCAGCCGCAAACGGACGGAAGCGCATAAAAAGGTGATGTTGGCCGCCGCCGTCTTTGCGCTGTTGTTTTTCATCATTTACATGTCGCGGACGTTGTTTATTGGCAATACGAGCTTCGGCGGACCGGAGAATGTCAAAGTCTATTATACGGTGTTTCTTATTTTCCATATCATGTTGGCGACAGTGGGCGCCGTATTTGGCCTTGTGACGATCTGGACGGGGCTGAAAGACAGCCGCTCCCGCCATCGCCGGCTTGGGCCGGTGACGAGCATTATTTGGTTCGGCAGCGCTTCGACGGGGGTCATCGTGTATTTGCTTCTTTACGTCCTGTACCCGGGTGGGCAGACGACCTCGCTGATTAAAGCAGTGCTCGGATTTTAG
- the coaD gene encoding Phosphopantetheine adenylyltransferase has product MASIAVCPGSFDPVTYGHLDIIKRGAKVFDKVYVAVLNNSSKKPLFTVEERMELLREVTRTLENVHVESFHGLLVDYARSKNATAILRGLRAVSDFEYEMQITSMNRVLDKNIETFFMMTNSQYAFLSSSIVKEVAKYNGDISELVPPVVEAALKRKFASMAAD; this is encoded by the coding sequence ATGGCGAGCATTGCCGTTTGCCCGGGGAGCTTTGATCCGGTGACATACGGGCATTTGGATATTATCAAACGGGGGGCAAAAGTATTTGACAAAGTTTATGTGGCGGTGTTAAACAATTCCTCGAAAAAGCCGCTGTTTACGGTTGAGGAGCGGATGGAGCTGCTGCGCGAGGTGACGCGGACGCTAGAAAACGTGCATGTCGAATCGTTTCACGGCCTGCTTGTCGACTATGCCCGCAGCAAAAACGCCACCGCCATTTTGCGCGGTTTGCGCGCGGTGTCTGACTTCGAGTATGAAATGCAAATTACATCGATGAACCGCGTCTTGGACAAGAACATTGAAACGTTTTTTATGATGACGAACAGCCAGTATGCGTTTTTGAGTTCAAGCATCGTCAAGGAGGTCGCTAAATATAACGGCGACATCTCCGAACTTGTGCCGCCGGTTGTCGAGGCGGCCCTGAAGCGGAAATTCGCCTCGATGGCCGCCGATTGA
- a CDS encoding Protein of uncharacterised function (DUF322) → MKTSRHRKRSAVEATLLTIVMMCVREWEDVVMDDCEIFVAVSQEDRCRISVKLSVRYGASVLAVCRQLQQQIAEEIAAMTPYSAESVDVTVKRLVAT, encoded by the coding sequence GTGAAGACGTCCCGGCATCGGAAGCGGAGCGCCGTAGAAGCGACGCTGTTGACGATTGTCATGATGTGTGTGCGGGAATGGGAAGACGTTGTAATGGACGATTGCGAAATATTTGTAGCTGTTTCACAAGAGGACCGCTGCCGCATCAGCGTGAAGCTATCCGTCCGGTATGGGGCGTCGGTGCTCGCGGTTTGCCGGCAGCTGCAGCAGCAAATTGCCGAGGAGATCGCCGCGATGACGCCATACAGCGCCGAGTCGGTCGATGTGACGGTCAAACGGCTTGTCGCGACGTAA
- the rsmD gene encoding Ribosomal RNA small subunit methyltransferase D — MRVISGTCKGRHLQAVPGLSTRPTTDKVKEAVFNMIGPYFAGGIGLDLFAGSGGLGIEALSRGLERVIFVDHDGKAVQTVRKNVAACGLERRAEIYRNDAERALRAVAKRGLRFSVIFLDPPYKEKKWPALLSFIASHDLLEDDGVVVAEHLAEAELPEEVGRLKQWKRETYGITGVTIYRRTDEQKGDERDGEHCRLPGEL, encoded by the coding sequence ATGAGAGTCATTTCCGGAACATGCAAAGGTCGGCATCTGCAAGCGGTTCCAGGATTGTCGACGCGGCCGACGACCGACAAGGTGAAAGAAGCGGTTTTTAATATGATCGGCCCGTATTTCGCCGGCGGCATCGGCCTCGATTTGTTCGCCGGCAGCGGCGGCTTGGGCATCGAAGCGCTCAGCCGCGGGCTTGAGCGCGTCATTTTCGTCGATCATGACGGAAAGGCCGTGCAGACGGTCCGAAAAAACGTTGCCGCCTGTGGACTTGAGCGCCGGGCGGAAATTTACCGCAACGACGCCGAGCGGGCGTTGAGGGCGGTGGCGAAGCGAGGCCTGCGCTTTTCCGTCATCTTTCTCGATCCTCCGTACAAGGAGAAAAAGTGGCCGGCGCTGTTATCGTTTATCGCCAGCCACGATTTGTTGGAGGACGATGGCGTTGTCGTTGCCGAACATTTGGCTGAGGCCGAGCTGCCGGAAGAAGTCGGCCGCTTGAAGCAGTGGAAGCGGGAAACATACGGCATCACCGGCGTCACTATTTACCGCCGGACTGACGAACAGAAAGGGGACGAACGCGATGGCGAGCATTGCCGTTTGCCCGGGGAGCTTTGA
- a CDS encoding Hypoxic response protein 1 — MQTVRDIMSTDVQYCTPLDNMYEVAVKMREFNVGAIPIVDQGRLVGMITDRDLVVRGIAEKHPGSTAVTEVMSRELVTVSPDDSVQKAADIMARHQIRRLPVVEGGRLVGIVALGDLATNRYSDESAGRALSEISEQHRVH; from the coding sequence ATGCAAACGGTGCGGGACATCATGTCGACGGATGTGCAATATTGCACCCCGCTTGACAACATGTATGAAGTGGCTGTAAAAATGCGTGAATTTAATGTTGGCGCCATTCCGATCGTCGATCAAGGCCGCCTCGTCGGAATGATTACGGACCGCGATTTAGTCGTGCGCGGCATCGCGGAAAAACATCCGGGTTCAACGGCGGTGACCGAAGTGATGAGCCGCGAGCTGGTGACGGTGTCGCCGGACGATTCCGTGCAAAAAGCGGCGGACATCATGGCGCGCCATCAAATTCGCCGTCTCCCGGTCGTTGAAGGCGGCCGTTTAGTCGGCATCGTTGCCCTCGGCGACTTGGCGACGAACCGTTATTCGGATGAGAGCGCCGGCCGTGCGCTGAGCGAGATTTCTGAACAACATCGCGTCCATTGA
- a CDS encoding cytochrome c oxidase assembly factor CtaG: protein MFQSLQMFGPVALWSPLFLLVLAAVALFYIGLTGPWRQRFGLDDPVPGKQKAYFLVGIALLYVCKGSPLDLLGHLSFTVHMVQMAVLYLIVPQCFILGIPAPLYERLFRFAAVRRPFQLLTKPVIALLLFNGLFSLYHVPMIFDTVKMNMILHAVVTTVIFVAAFCMWWPLVNKLSGWTTLSGLKKMGYIFADGMLLTPACALIIFAGTPLYETYTDPEAWMTGLALCVPQGVLASLDLTGPQMFLSMSPLHDQQLGGVLMKIIQEIVYGVMLFFIFSEWYRKEREKEPSMDMAPRPTKL from the coding sequence GGCGGCAGTTGCCCTGTTTTACATCGGGTTGACCGGGCCGTGGCGGCAGCGCTTTGGCCTTGATGATCCGGTTCCGGGCAAACAGAAGGCGTACTTTTTGGTCGGCATCGCGCTCCTTTACGTATGCAAAGGCTCGCCGCTTGATCTGCTCGGCCATTTGTCGTTTACTGTTCATATGGTGCAAATGGCGGTGCTGTATTTGATCGTGCCGCAATGTTTCATTTTAGGCATTCCGGCGCCGCTGTATGAGCGCCTCTTCCGTTTCGCCGCGGTGCGCCGCCCGTTTCAGCTGCTGACGAAGCCGGTCATCGCTCTGCTGCTGTTTAACGGCTTGTTTTCGCTTTACCATGTGCCGATGATTTTTGACACCGTTAAAATGAATATGATTTTGCACGCTGTCGTCACTACGGTCATTTTCGTCGCCGCGTTTTGCATGTGGTGGCCGCTTGTGAATAAACTTTCCGGATGGACGACATTATCCGGATTAAAAAAAATGGGCTATATTTTTGCCGACGGCATGCTCCTTACACCGGCCTGTGCGCTCATTATTTTCGCCGGCACTCCGCTTTATGAGACGTACACGGATCCGGAAGCATGGATGACCGGGTTGGCGCTTTGCGTGCCGCAGGGGGTGTTGGCGTCGCTTGATTTGACCGGACCGCAAATGTTTTTGTCGATGTCCCCGCTTCATGATCAGCAGCTCGGCGGAGTATTGATGAAAATTATTCAAGAAATTGTATACGGAGTGATGTTGTTCTTTATTTTTAGCGAGTGGTATCGGAAAGAACGAGAAAAAGAACCGAGCATGGATATGGCGCCGCGGCCGACGAAACTGTAA